GTTTTTACCCTTAGTTTTTCTTGTCAAGTATTACATATATCCCCTTTCATTGTTTTTTGACACAGTTGTATGGTACTGGGTTTCTTTGAttacaattgaaatatatagctctctttggttttcttcctttctaacatggtatcagacggAACGATCTTCATTTTCGCTCTAGTTTCTTTCTTGCTTTGATGTTTCCTTCTCCCACCTCCTATTTCACCACTGCCGCTTCCATCATCTCTGTCCATTTCACCAATGTTGCTGTAATTTCTTCTTTTCGCTTTGATTCCTCTTCATCAGGAAAGTTTCTGTTTTAATCCCTTCGAAGTTCTCTCTTTCGTTTTTTATGttcttggttttcttttttataaatcttgttcattcttcaccttGTTTATGTTCTTCAGCTTGATTTTGATTCCAGTATcttctctttcatctttttgATTGTTTGCATGTCAATTTTGTTTCCCTTCGCATTCGTTTTTTCCTTGATTTTTCatcaaccctaatttttttttgtttccgctttTCCCCTTTCTTCCTCACTATGTCTGCTGATACTATCAACGATTTCACATCCAACAATTTTAATTCTCGAACCCTTGATCTTACCACTGATCCTAGCACCGTTTTTTACATCCATCCCTCTGACACAACTGCACAATCCTTCGTCTCTGACAAATTTGAAGGGCAAAATTTCATCACCTGGAAATCTTCTATGATTATTGGTCTttctacaaaaaataaaatgtgtttTGTTGATGGCTCCTCCCACAAACCATCACCCACTGCTCCTACATATCAAGCATGGATTCGATGTAATGATATGATCAGAGGATGGATTCTCAAATCTTTAAGTCCTATTATTGCCAAAAGTGTCTTCTTTTTCAAAACTGCTTAAGAAATGTGGCAAAATCTTGAAGAACGATATGGACATACTAGTTCAACACAACTTTTTGCCATTCAAGAAGAAATAGCCACTATACAGCAAGATAATGATGATGTAGCTGTTTTTTATGCAAAAATCAAAGTTCTTTGGGATGAATTAGATGAGGTCAGTCCTTTGCCAACTTGTGAATGCCTCCGCTGTACTTGCAACCTAACATCAAAATTTCTTAAGGTTCTCCAAGAACAACGTCTTATGCAATTCCTGATGAAATTAAAGGATGAATACAGACAAATTCGAAGTAATATAATCATGATGAATCCTTTGCCCAACATCACAGAAGCATACAAGATGGTCCTACAAGAGCAACACCATACAACTATCACCCAGAATAAACCTAATCCTGAACCCCTTGCCTTTGCTGCTGACAAACTTCTTCCACAACATATTCCCTCCTATAGATCATATCACAACAAAGGTAGAAACATCCCAAATAAAGGAGTTCTGACTCAATACAAAGGAGTAGCTACAAGGAATTCTATCCTACATTGTGATCATTGCCACTATACTGGACATACTATTGATAGATGCTATAAGCTTCATGGATATCCTAAGGACTATAGGTCTCCAACTCAGAAGAAGTTTGCACATCATTCCCAACTTAACATACAAGATGAGGTCTCTACTCCTTCAAGATCTAATGATATGGTACATACAAGTTTTACCAAAGAACAATACTCACAGCTTCTCACTCTCATTGACAAACAACATTCTGAAGCTCATTCAACACCACATAAAACTTCTGATCAAAATCAACACACTGCCTTCCTAGCAGGTACCATTTGTCTCTTATCTCATACTGATAATGCTTGGATCATTGATAGTGGAGCCACTGATCATTTTTGTTCTAACCTCCAAATGTTTCACACATACAAAAATATTGAGAATCAACAAACCTTCATTACCATTCCTAATGGAAAAAAGATACAAGTCACACACATTGGCACTATTTCTTTAAATAACAATCTGCAACTAAAAGATGTTTTATATGTTCCAGATTTTCAATTCAACCTCAATTCTGTTCACAAACTTTGCCACAATCTGAATTgtaaaattacttttaataatcaaaatTGTTTATTACAGGGTCTCAAATGATACCCATctcaactaaaattttattaatttttattttttataatttttaattatacacaattaaaattatttaaaatattaaattaatgtattgacaaatgtaaaaaaaacaaataggatatttaaaataaaataaaaagactaACGGAGTACAAATCTAATCCGGAAAACCTTATATTTCTTTGAAAGCGTTGATGTTGATTCATTccattttttatacatacttTTATTAGGAGTTGGTGATATAATTAGGTTGATGATATGTCAACATGAATTCCGTTTTAAGCAGTAATCCCCCAATATTGACCGAGTGTCTTGAATTCCAAGTCAATAATATTCCATAAAATTCCAACTACTTCATTCCTTTAAGTTAGTACCAAAAAAATGTTCatttataagaaaaatgtaaatatttgataataaataaagatttaGAGTAAATTGTgagaaagaaattaaaaagttaaaatgtaaaGATGAGCTAAAAGAAAAATGGTGggtaattattcaaaaattaaaatgatgaaaaatgagaaaaaagaattaaaataaatgttaaagtatataatatattatggtgcataaaccatcaatttaagcttttggtgagttgatttcttgacatGTATCAAAGCCAATGTGAGAAGAGGTCACAAGTTGatatctcaaccacccctcattcagAGTGGAATATTTAAGGTAAGTATGAGGAGGatttgtgttgcatccacacatTTAACTCAAAGAATTTTCATATGaaaaaatgtattaaaatatataatatatcataggTCTTAACTATCAATTTAAGCTTTATATGACAAcaacaaataatttaaatggGTGGCATAAAGAAAGTAACGTAATAATtgctttaaagaaaaaatatgaataaaataggACCAAATAAACAATTCCACATAACAACAAAATACCAAGTCAACTTGAAAAATACAATTGAGTGATGAGTCAACCTCACCTTAACCCAACTgctagaaataaataaatatatatatatatatatatatatatatatatatatattgttttttttttttttggtctttGATACCAAGTTGCAGTACCAAAGGTCCAAAGGTACAATAGGGATTtcaaaaagatatatatatatatatatatcattttaatCATTATTGGCGATTCTAAGCAGATTTTGTATGTTTAATCGCTTAGgatttcaaatattaaattaatcttttaattaagaaaatagaaaTAGCTTATTTAATTGATATCTTCCTTTTAAACGTGATGTCtaattttaaaacttattagacgcttattaaaataattaaagggTTTAAATGAAAAGATAGTTGTGTTCTATTAATTCACCAACAAATTTGACATTATCTTCTACTTTTGATTCTCGCTGCACTCAAAGATCTTACAAGTCATATTGGTTGTCTAATTttagttcattcttctttaatttttttctcattttccaaagtttatttattttttcaattttgaagcCAAAAGTGAACTTTGCCACATAGATTCAATTGGTTCAAATAAGAGTATTAAATTTTAAGATGTCTTATACCCGTATGTGTCATAAATTTACTCATTTCTTTTTAAAggattaaaataatcaattttgatttattttgttcttcGAGTATCGCAATATCtaaatcaaatatataaataccaaatattctttttgttataagtaattactttaaaacaataaaaccaatttaaatattattttattataaggcTGTCTCAATtgacaattttttaaattttttttgtatttaataatataaaagtcaaaaaaaaaaaaactcataaatcatttacaataatatacaccaattATTGGAATGGGGTAATACTATAAATATTTTCTCATTTCACTTCACCAAGTACCAACCATAAAATTTGTGTAAAAGTTAAAAGCCATCCATAATTCCATATCGAGATGGAACGAGCATGAGTACGGATACTTTTTTGCTAAGGTTTTGGGTACATTTTTTATCTTAGTCTCTCGCATAGTCATTTACGGCATTTTTTTTAGCAAtaaactattatatatatatttttagtctttatctgttttattatatttgttaaatttgatttttaatataaatcaataccatattttgatttttatatatcgAATTACGCATAATTAAAAACTAtagaaattaatattataaaagtatttgATTGGGTGattctaataataatcattagactatatttttttctaacaaCAATCATtagactatatttttttctaacaaTAATCATtagactatattttttcttacacataaaccataatatataaaataaatttttaatgaacAATACCGACAATTGAAATATAATGAGTATTTCAGAACAAAATGAGTAATAATTACTTGAATTttgcaaacaaataaatatatatcaaaaaaatcatctcaaccaaaaacttttaATAATGGTTATGGTCCCAAAATATcttatatacaataataatatacaatgaCCTACCCATCATTTTCTCcataagaaatgaaaataaattattttttcactaaaataaaatatccaGCTAACTCTTCCCGGGAAAAGTACTCACTAAATTCTCTCTCTTCCATTTCTCCATACATTCtgatcatcttcttcatctccCATCAACTGAAaactaaaaccctaattttaatGGAGATTGACACTCTTTCATCTTCAAATACACCTCCATTTTCGTTTCCAGACCTCTTACAATGCAATGGTCAAGCTTCGACCGACTCACCGACTACTCAGTGCAGTTTTAACTCAGTAATTGAAGGCTCGCTCATGAGTCCGGGTGCTGTTGCTGCGCTTAGAGTCCAGAAAGTGTACAGAAGTTACCGCACTCGGCGTAAATTAGCAGATACCGCCGTCGTTGTCGAAGAACTCTGGTATAATGGTGTTCTTTTTCATTTGTGTCATGaattttttgaaatagttagtgAAATATAAGTGTTAATGGCGGATGGTGTGGTCTGTGGTAGGTGGCAAGCGATCGATTATGCTAGGTTGAGTCGCAGCACTATCTCCTTTTTCAATTTACCTGAAACGGTGGCGTCTCGTTGGAATAGAGTCAGCTTAATTGCTTCGAAGGTATATACACGTATAAAcgttaattatgttaaattaacaTTACTTGTGAGTTTATCATAAAATTATGTGTCAATGTagaatatatatagtattagcTTCCTTATATTTTGTTCTTTAATTTGGAATATCGTGAATTTTAGATCAAAACTcgattatgtgtttttttttaaatattaactttttataatttttagaaattcaaaattaaagttAGTTGagttttaaatttgtattagaATCTTTAGAAAAAAGTAAATGGTttgtatttctatttttatctaGGCATGAATATCATTTTCATGTTTTCCCTATGTGATAGAAGTTGTTCCAAACTGTTGGAATTTGGAAATGAATCTATGATAAATATTATTGGTACAGGTGGGTAAAGGTCTTTCTCAAGATTCGAAAGCGCAGAAGTTAGCTTTTCAGCATTGGATTGAGGCTGTACTGTTCTCTTTTTCTGGTTCCCTTTTCACTTTTGGTTGTTGGGTTTgatttgattgttttattatgaattttttagtttttatagtAGTTTTGAGCTAATTGGTGAATTTTGATACTGGTTAACAGATTGATCCTCGACATCGTTATGGTCATAACTTGCAAATTTATTATGATGAATGGTGTCAAACAAGTTCTGGCCAACCCTTTTTCTACTGGTAAGTCTTTGAGTTTGTATTTCAGTGTTACTTGTCATTGTCTGACCAATGTTTTGGGCTCTGTATTTGGGATATGATGTTTTGGTATTACCTTAATGTGCgtggtttttttttatagtaagTAAATAAGTAATCAGTTCAAGTCTCAACCAAAGATTAAGCATAAGCTTATGCTTAAAATCCATGATATAATATTCTATCGCGTCCTTTaggctaaaagtgtggatgtaGCAGACACTTCGATGCTAAATATTCCATTTGAATTCATACCTTTTTGTTACCATGTCAAAGAATCATCTAAGCCAAACCCAAAGTTTCTTTTGATTAAGATAATTCCTTGACAACTAAATGGCATGGGATCTGAGGAACTCAAGTCAGAGATTGTCTTGTGAAGGGCTCATTAATTGAGGTTGGAAAATTTTTCTCAGTAGGAGCAGAGCCAACCATTGATCAATCATGAGTGACCTTAAAGTTGTGATCAATCATGAGTGACCTTATTACTACCTATAGAAAAGTTGTGATCAATCACCAGCGACCTTATTACTATCTACAGAAAGTTAGGGATACACTTTATTTCAGTGAGCTTTTGTCTTATTGAATACTTTAATAAAATGAGCCTTTATGTATGTTAACTTTCAGATGTGTGGGGCATTGTGTTTTTGTAGGCTGGATGTTGGAGATGGCAAAGATTTAGATCTCAAAGTATGCCCAAGACTGAAGTTACGCGAGCAATGCATCAAGTATCTTGGACCTGTATAAATTTCTACTTATAAAGTCTACCAGTGAAACCGTATCTATAATTTTTCTTCAGGGGCATTGTTTTATGTCAATAAAGTACCCTTGATGTTTGCAGCAAGAGAGAGAGCATTACGAGTACATTGTTTCAGAGGGAAAAATTATCCACAAGCTAACTGGGGATTTACTCAATACTAAGAAAGCATCAGGAGTGGTCAAATGGATATTTGTCATGAGCACTTGCAAGAAACTCTATGCTGGTGAGGTAAGACTTTCAGGAGAATGAGATAGCAAGGGTATTCTTATTCGATCTTATTCCTTCAATTGTTTGTGGTAGCCATTTTCATAAAACTGATCCCTTCCAATTTtaatgcagaaaaagaaaggaaaatttCATCATTCAAGCTTCTTAGCTGGAGGAGCTACCTTAGCTGCTGGAAGACTTGATGTAGACCATGGTACTTTGAAGGTAAGGTTGAGTTTTAATGCTGCCTCTAATATTTTCTTATCTTATCACTGCTTGTAGTTCATGTTGCAACAAATAGATGAAGTTTCGAGTCTTAAGTTTCTTGTTTTCTTGGATTTTATTAGTTCAAATGGATATTCAAGAAATTTTCAACATACTTCTGAGGAATAGTTACTTGTTTTGTATGCTTAAACAACACCCTGCATCCCACACCAATCTAAAGAAAGTAAAAATGTGGATAGTTACACTTGGTCATGAATAGTTTGGAGAAATTTACCATcatgtttttttatatagaaaaaaatcCAGAAATCAATCCCATAAAACTGATGAAGTTCTTAATGCTTGTTGCCTTGTGTTGGATTGTTTTTCAACTTGACCTTGTCATTGCAATCTTTTACTGGCGTTAttcatttgttttttggttAATATGAATATGAAAACAGTATTGATCAATAAATAGAATCTAAGAATGACGACATAATTGGTATTCCCATGTCACCCCAATAGAGTCTTCTACTTAACCCCTTGAGCTATCCACAACTGCAACACATCCAGCAAAGTTGAAATTTTCTGAGTAAATAACCTTTATCCTTGTTGAATGTTCAGTGTTGGAGAGTATAGTCGGTAATGGTTCTACGCAGAGTTGGTTATTTGGTTTTTAAAGGAAGCATCAATTGAAGAATCTGCTAGACTGCTACTAAGCTTGTACCAAATTCATGTTGGGATTAACTCTTTGGCATTGCATAAAATCAATTTACGTTACAGAAACGTTGTCTGAATTTGTGAATTCATTTTCTCATTTGCTTCAAACTTGGGACTTGTGTTGAGCACAAGGAGGAGTCCTCCGAGTTGTGAAGCCAAACGTAAGATAGTTCCCATTAGTGAGGCTGAGAAACCATATTACTGTTCAGATTCAAGCTTTACAGAATCACAATGTTCTTGTGGAGAATCTAAATCTAATTTAAGTTCAATGGTTTTCTGTATTCTTACAAAATGCTGAACTGGTAGCTTACATTCCATGTCAGCATTGTTGTATTTCTTTGCAGTGGTTTCGCAAATATTCTTTTGGCGCCTGATTTTCTGTCAATTTTATTTTGCAGTCCATCTCTGCATATAGTGGACATTATCGTCCAACGGATGACCGTCTAGATGCCTTTGTTTCCTTCCTAAAGGAGAATGGTGTAGACCTTGACCAAGTTGAGGTAAGTCGGTAGTTCTTTTGTATGGATAACTAGCTCATGTTCTGTGTAGAGAGCTAGCTTACGCCTCACATCTTGGCTTGAAGCCTTGAATTAAGTAAAATCATATGATATTCTTGAAATTCCTTACATTTGCATACTTTTACTTCCAGATCCACCGACCAAATGAAGGCTATTCTACCTGCGAGGACACCCTATCTAGTATTGTGACCATAACTGAAGCGTCCAACTGTTATAAATCCCTCGAAGCCAAAGAAGAAAGCGAGGCAGAACAACTTCTTTCTGAGCAAGCTGAATCCCGAAGTGAGTACAAGAGAACTTTGTCTGGTGGTCTACAAAGTCCAAGACCCGAGGTACCCAAAGAAGCAATCCTTCAAAGAATCAATTCGAAAAAGGCGGATTCATATGAACTGGGACATCAACTCGCAAGGACATGGTCGACTGGTGCTGGCCCTAGAATTGGATGTGTTGCTGACTACCCTTTAGAACTCAGGTTTCAAGCATTAGAGTTCACCGAACTTTCTCCCAGAAATCTAGCTTCACCATCACCATTCAAACATATTGCTGATTCTGTTTCACCATCCCCTGCTTGTCCTGCTCCTCCGTCCCCTGCTCGTCCTGTTCCTCCTATACTGTCATTAACATCTAAGAAATTCTTCAACTCATGAATATAAGTATCGCTCGAGTACATTTCTGTTACTAGTCTATCGCACCTATTTTTATGCTGTAATGTATGCTTTGAATCATTAGCAAACTTTTTACCttcatattttaaaatgatcagcGTAGGGGAATTTAGGCCCAGGCTTTCCTAGGCCACGACCcaaatcatttaattaaaaacaatttgaGCTGGTTCAGCATATATGTAGAGGTAAATGTTCCATGTATCCTATATTGTTGCTCTTGAATTGGCATTACAACACTTAATGACGGGTCAATTACTAAGCTATCTCAATCTTTGAAGATGATGCATTAATGCATATGAAAGCAGAATTGCATCACGAAATTTTATGTATTTCAAATCAGTATTCCTTGGCCTGATCTTGTGTTTCAAATCAATATGCCTCTTTTTCCTCCCATCATTTTGTGTTTCAATCATAATATTCCTATTTTGAGATCCTAAAAGTTAAAAGTTGGATATCAGTCTCTTTAATTGaatcaaattaaaatgtatgtcacTTTTTTATACCTCTACAACTCGACTTTATCAACTTAACTAGTTGAATAAATTGTTTACTAGTTCTTGAACCTTGTAATTTCGGAAAGTTTTATGTCAGCAAGACTAGGATTTAGTCGCGGACCTCTGATGGTAAGTGTTGCGACCTCTGGCGTTGCAAGTGTGAGTACCTCCGGGAGTGATGCGAATGTTGTATAGTCTCATAGTAATAGATCATATTTGTAACAAAGGAAGTATGAAACGGTTGTAATAAGAATCCACCTCCGGTGTAAGAGCACCGTGATCTCACAACACCCCAAGAATCCCAAACAAAAATACTGTACTTAAACACACTTGCTCTGCTAAGGTTTAACAACCCCAAAACAAACGTGTTTTAACATCTTTCACATGCTGTCCTTCTAATCCCAAAACCCTCTCTTTATGGGCTAAATGGATCCAtaaaagccaacaaaacaaTCCTTAAAAGAATTCATGCATACAAAAGTGAAAACGAGATTTGAGCTGACATGTTCGATCAAGCCAACTACAATTGAGCATACTTGCCTCCCTGTTGCTCTTTACTTTTGTTGGGTCGAGCCAATATTTGCTTGGTCGAGCCACATCTCTTTCAACCCATTTTTGCTCGACTCTTCCATCAAACTCTTTGCAGGAGTCCCCTTGCTTCCTCAACATTGTTCTCTTGATGTAAGAAAATCTAATTCATAACATGCATATATGTCCACAATCCACATGCATTAGTTGAATGCAAAATTACCTCACAAATTGTTATATAAGACAATTTTACTTAAAAACAATATCTTATGTATGAGTTAAATAgctcatataatatatattaaataaaaaaaaaaaaaacccaacctATAAATAGAAATAGTGTAAGTTAGTGAAGCAAGGAGAACCCCATACCGCCAAAAGTGACGGAACTGTCACTTTCACTACCGATTGGTATATAAATCTCACTATGATTCATCCAAAAACCCCCAAACTAATAAACCCTAAATTGAGTTCACTTGTCTTCTTCCTCTAATTTCAATGGAGAATTCTGCAATTCCACCTTCCATTACCTCATCAAAACCTTCTACTGCACCACTTTCTACTCAAAATTCACAATACCAATCACAACAACCGCAAACAATTTCACGTTCTTCCCCAATTTCAATcccaaaccctaatttcaatACCACAAATTTTCCTCAACGACCAACTCAAAGTGTAAAAAACATTAGTCGGTCTCCTTTTAATACACAATGGACTCAACCCACTTCCCAATTCTCTAATTACCCTTCTCAATTTCACTCTTCTTCTTTTGCTGCTCTTTCTGCTGCTGCATCCTCTTCCTCCCGTTCTTCGGTTACTTTCTTCTAATGATTTAGGTTTTTAGTGAATATCGTAttgttttgtgattttgtgacttgGGTCCGTTTTGAATTGACtggttgatgttgattttttcaattaatttccaTAGTGATTTCGGTTTAAACCCTCATAATTCTTGAAAAAAAATGGTTATATTTCAGTATTAGATTAGTGTATCTATTTGTTATTTGAATGATGCTGACTttagtttgaaaaataaattggatTACAAGAAAATTAGGGGTATTAAGTAAATCTCAATTATGCTTTCCTTAGTTTTAATCTTGCAGCCCACCAGTTATCATATAGTCGACTCCAATCATCATATAAGACATTGAcatctttgttgttgttgttgcttttAGTTCTAATCATGTGTTTGTGGCATGTAGGCAGGTCCTGCAATACATGGGATGCCGAACATGCGACGTACTGGGGTTTCTTCTTCTGCTCCTCATCAGACACAACCATTTCAGGCAACATCTGGGGTTAGAGTTCTGTCTATCTGCTACAGTTTACCTTTTTCACCATGTTAATATCTAGTGTATTTGAATCTTAAATTACATTGGAAATTTAATTTGCCATTGTAGATGTAAGAGACAGTTAGATTTTCGTACGCATTTGAATTTTGAGTTTGTGGAGTGTTGTGTAATTCTTATCTTCATCAAATTAGCTAGGATAAGACATTGGAATGTAAGTTTTGAATTGAAGCTGTTTATGATATAACAAGGTGCAGTGTAGAGGGAAGAAGAAAATTATTACCTTTGAATGGTTGTACATACGTGCGGTATGACTTTATAGAAGTATTTTGAGTTATCTATTTGTTTCATTTGTGCTATACATAAGTGAAGGATTTGTGTTAAGTGTTACCTTTACAATTTAGTATCCTCTTTAAACATGGAGAGCcttaaaacggaagtttgataCAATAGTATATGTATTTCAATTATGTCCATAAAAGATGTTCTAGTAAGTAGTAGGTGTTATGATAACCATTCCTCTATGGAAATAGGTGTTGGAatgaattatttatgataaatttatcttttgaaaaacAATGAAATGATTTTAGGTTGTGTTTGGGAAcatatatttcatttcaaattcttaatGTCAATTATggaatcataaataaaaataaggaatttgagaatgacaaggtttagcaagtcattttcaaattcttaacTTTAAATACTTTGAAAACAAAGACAAAATTGACTCAATGTTAATAATCCATTGTTCAATTTTCTAGGGATAAAAACAGCAACATTAAGACAAGTAAGATTTATTTTTATCCTAATACCGCAGAATTTTCAAAGACATGACATGTTGAGAGCTTCCACTGCTACTCCCTCAAGTTTGTCAACAACCAGTACATCACAAAGCCTACTGCCTCCATCTCACCCATGGTTATCTTCTGAACAGAGGCGTCCATCTCAATCCGCCAAGCCCCTGCTAAATCCCCAATCATTGCAGCAACGATCTTATATCCCTCAGAAATCAGTCCAGCAGTTGCAAGCTGCTGCACCGCCACCACAGAAATCTTTGCCTCTTCCACAACAACAGCAACGTTTCCCAGTATCAAATCAGTCCCAAGATAAACAGCTGCGTCCATCATCTAGAGCGTCACAAACTTCAGCAAACCAACATGTCAGGGTTCAGGGATCAGCA
The Amaranthus tricolor cultivar Red isolate AtriRed21 chromosome 11, ASM2621246v1, whole genome shotgun sequence DNA segment above includes these coding regions:
- the LOC130827734 gene encoding transcription initiation factor TFIID subunit 12-like isoform X2, producing MENSAIPPSITSSKPSTAPLSTQNSQYQSQQPQTISRSSPISIPNPNFNTTNFPQRPTQSVKNISRSPFNTQWTQPTSQFSNYPSQFHSSSFAALSAAASSSSRSSAGPAIHGMPNMRRTGVSSSAPHQTQPFQATSGRRPSQSAKPLLNPQSLQQRSYIPQKSVQQLQAAAPPPQKSLPLPQQQQRFPVSNQSQDKQLRPSSRASQTSANQHVRVQGSANQGSPRPAIGQASIARSEALDSSNAADISKACSTVLGKRNIKEILNQIDPSEKLHPEAEDALIDIAEDFIDSITSFACSLAKHRKSNMLEAKDILLHIDRDWNMTLPGFGGDEVRTCKKPVANDIHSARLALTNKSFAGEKTGIKISTGPTTENVKGHLVKATTDVVVS
- the LOC130827734 gene encoding transcription initiation factor TFIID subunit 12-like isoform X1 — its product is MENSAIPPSITSSKPSTAPLSTQNSQYQSQQPQTISRSSPISIPNPNFNTTNFPQRPTQSVKNISRSPFNTQWTQPTSQFSNYPSQFHSSSFAALSAAASSSSRSSAGPAIHGMPNMRRTGVSSSAPHQTQPFQATSGNFQRHDMLRASTATPSSLSTTSTSQSLLPPSHPWLSSEQRRPSQSAKPLLNPQSLQQRSYIPQKSVQQLQAAAPPPQKSLPLPQQQQRFPVSNQSQDKQLRPSSRASQTSANQHVRVQGSANQGSPRPAIGQASIARSEALDSSNAADISKACSTVLGKRNIKEILNQIDPSEKLHPEAEDALIDIAEDFIDSITSFACSLAKHRKSNMLEAKDILLHIDRDWNMTLPGFGGDEVRTCKKPVANDIHSARLALTNKSFAGEKTGIKISTGPTTENVKGHLVKATTDVVVS
- the LOC130827733 gene encoding IQ domain-containing protein IQM3-like; this translates as MEIDTLSSSNTPPFSFPDLLQCNGQASTDSPTTQCSFNSVIEGSLMSPGAVAALRVQKVYRSYRTRRKLADTAVVVEELWWQAIDYARLSRSTISFFNLPETVASRWNRVSLIASKVGKGLSQDSKAQKLAFQHWIEAIDPRHRYGHNLQIYYDEWCQTSSGQPFFYWLDVGDGKDLDLKVCPRLKLREQCIKYLGPQEREHYEYIVSEGKIIHKLTGDLLNTKKASGVVKWIFVMSTCKKLYAGEKKKGKFHHSSFLAGGATLAAGRLDVDHGTLKSISAYSGHYRPTDDRLDAFVSFLKENGVDLDQVEIHRPNEGYSTCEDTLSSIVTITEASNCYKSLEAKEESEAEQLLSEQAESRSEYKRTLSGGLQSPRPEVPKEAILQRINSKKADSYELGHQLARTWSTGAGPRIGCVADYPLELRFQALEFTELSPRNLASPSPFKHIADSVSPSPACPAPPSPARPVPPILSLTSKKFFNS
- the LOC130826704 gene encoding uncharacterized protein LOC130826704 — encoded protein: MSADTINDFTSNNFNSRTLDLTTDPSTVFYIHPSDTTAQSFVSDKFEGQNFITWKSSMIIGLSTKNKMCFVDGSSHKPSPTAPTYQAWIRCNDMIRGWILKSLSPIIAKSVFFFKTA